The sequence below is a genomic window from Bactrocera neohumeralis isolate Rockhampton chromosome 4, APGP_CSIRO_Bneo_wtdbg2-racon-allhic-juicebox.fasta_v2, whole genome shotgun sequence.
acaaaccccGTACATCCATTTTAGTGATCAAATATAGCGATTGATAAAAACCGGCATATTTGTTCCACAACAGATGTTTAACGATAATGCGAATTGCTTAATAGACTTACTGCAACTGGCTTACAACTCTAGTACAGACCACGGAACAACTCACAAAACAGGCCTAATTTCGATACAATCATTAAGTTTAACTATCACAATAAAATACAGTCTTCTGCTTCAATCATAACTGTAATTTATTAACTAaatgtataataatacaataaatttaaagttgatTAGCGGTTTCAATGATCCACGAGCGCTCGGCTGCAATATTAGTGAAGACAGCCGGATTGCCCTTGTTGCCACAACCGTAACCCCAGGAAACCAAACCGACCAGCTGTTTATCAACCACTAATGGATCACCAGCTTGACCATTACAAGCTTGCAGATTACTAGCAAGGCCACACAACATGGTATTCAACACTTCATCCTCGCTGTACTTATAGTCGCCGGAACCACATTCCTCGGCGTCAATTGTTCTCACTGCAACATCAACGAGACTGTTGTTGGCTGCCCAACCGGTCACCACACCTTTGGCACCGTTTGCCGGCAGTTCGCTGGCTAACTCAATGGAACCACTTTCCACTGATTCGGCTAATTTCAAAACGGCCACATCGTTCTCCATGGTGACAAAATCAAATCGCGGATTGAAACTTTGCGCCgcgatttcaacaattttttcgccATTATTTACACCGACAGCCAGTTGGGAAGCATCGTAGAAAGCCAAGCATTGCGCAGCAGTCACAACGGTATTTTCATTAATCAAAGCACCACCACAGATTATTGGTGAACCATCTTTACCTTGTATTGAAACGAGGTAGGGATGCGCTTGTATGGTCGTCGGGACACCACCTTCAATATCGGAGGCGAATGTATTACTAGAGTATGCTAAGATCACTAGCAGGATAGTACAAGCAAATAACTTcgccattctttttttttttgacagataaaCTATTTTAAAGCCACTATAG
It includes:
- the LOC126754890 gene encoding trypsin theta-like, translated to MAKLFACTILLVILAYSSNTFASDIEGGVPTTIQAHPYLVSIQGKDGSPIICGGALINENTVVTAAQCLAFYDASQLAVGVNNGEKIVEIAAQSFNPRFDFVTMENDVAVLKLAESVESGSIELASELPANGAKGVVTGWAANNSLVDVAVRTIDAEECGSGDYKYSEDEVLNTMLCGLASNLQACNGQAGDPLVVDKQLVGLVSWGYGCGNKGNPAVFTNIAAERSWIIETANQL